Genomic DNA from Paenibacillus sp. MBLB1832:
AGTAACAGGCTCGACCGATCAGGAAGCCTGGAGTTGTGGAACGAAGGAAGCAACTCAATCAGTAATACTACATCCGATTCAGGAGGCCTACACATGTTAAGATCTTTGTACTCAGGCGTTTCAGGTATGCGCGGTTTTCAAACCAAATTAGATGTTATTGGTAATAATATCGCGAACGTTAATACGATCGGTTTTAAAGGCGGACGTGTTATGTTCAAAGACATTTTAAGTCAAACGGTCGCTGGTGTCAGTGCAGCAGATGAAAATCGCGGCGGTGTGAATGCTCAGCAAGTTGGTCTAGGGGTTAGTATCGCGGCAATCGATACCGTACATACAGCAGGTAGCGCAATGACGACGAATGTCGTTACGGATTTGCGTGTGAACGGCGATGGATTTTTCGCGGTTGGTACCACAGAGCAAGTGGATGCTCCTTATTTGACTAGAGCAGGTAATTTCACGGTAGATGCGAATCGTAACCTCGTGAATTCCGAAGGCTTACATGTCATGGGCGCAGAGGGTGCAGGACCAATCGTCATTCCAGATGACATCGTTTCCTTCTCCATAGCGCAAAATGGTGACATTATCGGTGTTAATGCCGAAGGCGCGACGGTCAATACGGGACAGAAAATTGGTGTTGTCAAAGTTATCAATCCAGCTGGACTTGAGAAAATTGGCGGTAATTTATATCAAATGACTGCCAATGCCAATCCAGAAGGTGCTATTGAAGTTGGCTCCGCTGGGAATCCAGAAACAGGTACAGGAACGCTTATCTCAGGTCAATTGGAAATGTCTAACGTAGATTTGACGGGTGAATTTA
This window encodes:
- the flgG gene encoding flagellar basal body rod protein FlgG; the protein is MLRSLYSGVSGMRGFQTKLDVIGNNIANVNTIGFKGGRVMFKDILSQTVAGVSAADENRGGVNAQQVGLGVSIAAIDTVHTAGSAMTTNVVTDLRVNGDGFFAVGTTEQVDAPYLTRAGNFTVDANRNLVNSEGLHVMGAEGAGPIVIPDDIVSFSIAQNGDIIGVNAEGATVNTGQKIGVVKVINPAGLEKIGGNLYQMTANANPEGAIEVGSAGNPETGTGTLISGQLEMSNVDLTGEFTEMIIAQRGFQANSRIITTSDEILQEVVNLKH